From Longimicrobium sp.:
GCATCCCTGCGCCTGCTGCTTGTCGAGGTGCCCGCGAAAAGCCACCATCGCGGCCAGCGCGGCCAGCGCGGCCAGCGCGGCCAGCGCGGCGGCCCACGTGGCCCACTCCACGGCGCCGCGCCCGCCGCCGTCGGCCCCGGCCATGGCTCAGTCCAGCGCGCGGAACCGGTAGCCGAGCCCCGGCTCGGTGACGATCAGCGCCGGCCGCACGGAGTCGCGCTCGACCTTGCGGCGCAGGTTGGCCACGTGCACGCGCAGGTACGCCTGCGGGTCGCCGCCGCCGGCGCGGCCCCACACCGCGCGGAAGATCTGGTCGTGCGTGAGGGTGCGGCCGGCGTTCGACACGAAGGCGCGGAGCAGGTCCCACTCGGTCGGGGTCAGGTGGATCTCTTCACCGCCGCGCGACAGGATGCGCCGCGCGAGGTCGATGCGGAGCCCCTCGACCTCGACCGGGCCGGCGTCGCCCGCGCGCGGGCCGGTGCGAGCGCGGCGCAGCTGGGCGCGCACGCGGGCCTGCAGCTCGGCCGTGCTGAAGGGCTTGGTCACGTAGTCGTCCGCGCCCGCGTCGAGCAGCGCCACCTTCTCGTGCTCGGAGTGTCGGGCCGACAGCACCACGATGGGCGCCGTGGACCACCGGCGCACCTCGGTGCAGACGCTGGCCCCGGCCAGGTCGGGGAGGCCCAGGTCCAGCACGATGAGGTCCGGCCGCTCCGCCGCCGCGCGGTCGATCCCGTCGCGCCCCGTGGCCGCCTCGAGCACGCGCACGGCGTCGCCCTCCAGCGCGTTGCGCACCACGCGCCGGATCTGCGGCTCGTCGTCGATCACCAGGATGGTGGCCTCGTGCATGGGCACGATCATACGCACCGCTGCGAGCATGCACCAGCGAAACGGCGAGGGTGGCTTCCGCCGCGATCCACGCCACCCCTGATGAGAACGCGCCTCCAGGAATCGCTGCGGACCATCCTTGCCGGCGCGCTGGAGATGGCGAGCCTCGGTTGGTGTGAGCTGCCCCGATCGGGGGCCGTTGAGAGATCCGCTTCCCGGCACACGATCACGCAAGAACGCGGACCGAGGAAAATGCGATCCATCCGGCGTGCGTCGTGAAGTACATCGGAGAGAACGCTGGTGCGGCTAGTCCACCGCAGGTCAGCCGCTTGCTCTTCGCGTATTAACTAGCGCTCAACGTGAGCTAAAACAAAAACCCGCAGACGGCTTGAGTTGCCGCCCTACGGGTCATTGTGTCTATGCCCCCGACAGGACTTGAACCTGTGACCTTCGGTTTAGGAAACCGCTGCTCTATCCTGGCTGAGCTACGGGGGCGATCGTCGCGGGAACGCGTGCGATGAGTGTTGAAATTTAACCGAAAGGACGAGGCGCGGTCAACCTGACCCGCGCCCCTTCCAGCTCGCCAGGCGTCGACGCGGGGCGGCGGAGGTGCTGCCTCCTCCGCCCCGCGCCGCCCGTGGGATCGGTGCCGCATGGCCGTTCTGGATAGGCCCGGCCGGACTCGAACCAGCGGCCTCCTGCTGAGGAGGCAGTCGCTTCAGCGTGTGTGCCGAGCCGACCGGGATGCCACAGGTGAGGTATGCGTTACCCGCTGCTTCGTAGCGCCCGGCGCGAAATGTGGGTCGTCCGCCATGCCCCGCCGGCTGTGGGTGCGGGCCGGACGGTCTCTGGTCGCGCCGTGAACCCACAAACCTACCGCATCAGACCGTACGCACGACTGTCAGCGTGAACCCACCCGCTTCGGCGCGCCGGCGGAAGTCCTCGGTCGCGTCGTTGTCGCCTCGCGGCGCTCCCTCCCACACCACGACCGCCGCACGCGGCCGCCGCGCGCCGTCCTCACCCGCCAGCTCCACCGCCAGTTGCACGATGCGCTCGTTGGCGCGGAGGTAGACCTCCGGGTCACCCGGATCGCCCGTGCCGACCTCCAGCCGGCCGGAGCGCCCGGCCTCGGCGATCAGCCGGTCGTACAGCGGCCCCCAATCGCCCGGCCGGTCCACCACCGAGGTAGCACGGAACGTCCGCGCGTCGAAGGGGAGCACCACGTGACCTTCGATCCCTGCCGCGCCCGCCGCCTCCAGTGCGAGCAGGTCGGCGCCGCACGCGGCCGAGCAGACCAGCGCCTGCACACCCGGCTGGAGCAGCGCCGCGAGCTCGCGGCGGACACGGGGGAACTCGCTCGCCGGGAAGCGGGGCCGCTCGGCATCGGGCGCATCCGGGCGGCGGCCTGCCAGCGCGACCACGGAGCCTGCCGGGAGCGTTGAAAGCAGAGGAGACACGGCGGCTCCCGCGTGGTGGAAAGCGAAGCGCGCCGCGCGACGGAGATCTGGTGACCGCCGCCGGCCGCGTCGGGATTGTCAGCCAGTCCGTGCGGCGACGGCCTGCGCGATGACGCGGTTCAGCGCGGCGCAGAAGGCATCCGAGTCCCACGGAACCAGCGGTGGGTTCACGGCCTCCAGTTCGGCCGGGATGCCGCCCAGGGCGCCCGGCGCCCGGAGAGCCACGATCCCCAGGCCGAGGCTGATCGCCAGCTGTGCCTCGCGGTTGATCCAGGGACTGTTGTGGGAGTTTTGCCCGCAGACGAACACGGCGGCGACGCAGCCGTCCATCGCCCGGCGGATCTCATCGTCGATCGCGCGGTCGCCGCCGGCGGACACATCTTTTACGAAGCGCGGCGTGCCCTGGCATGGACCACGCGGCTGGAAGAACACACCGATGTTGTGGGCGTATTCCCGATCACTCACGAAGTTGTAGGAGATGAAGACCGGCGTGCTCATCGGTTCTATTCAGCGGCGGGTTGTGCGGGCCTGGAAGGTGCCGGGCGTCGCTCAGTAGTTGTTCGATGCAATCCTCAGCGCGTCCACGAGGCGGTCGCGCTCGAAGCTCGTGGCCCAGGCGGTGCCCGTTCCGAGGAGGCCGGGCGGAGTCGCGTTCGCCTTCGCGAGCTTCACCGCCGCGAGCTTCAGCTTCACATCCGGCTGCTTCGCGCGCTCGATCTCCCACGTCACCCACTTGCTGCAAGCAGTCTTCTCGCCGACGAGCACCAGGAGGTGAGTGGCGTCCTTCATCATGCGCGTCAGCACCTGCTTTACGGTCGCCGCGCGGACGCTGTCGATCGGGACGTCCGGCCCGCGGCTGTCGAACTCGAAGGCGAACTCCGGGTTCGCGTCCCATGCCTGGAGGAGCCGCTTGTACCGGGCATCCTCGCTGTGATCGTAGCTCACGAAGACTTTTTTCTTCGGCATGATTCCCGGGTGCGACAGGGAAACGCTTGCTTGCGCTCGGACGCATAGATATGCGATTCTTGATCCTGGGGCAATATTGACGCAAGCAGCGCGCTCCAACACCCGCTTTCAGTCTACCGCCAGACCCGGAGACGTCCGCATGCCAGCTGACAGCGCGCACGCTGAGACGGGCGGAACCTGCTTCGTCATCATGGGCTTCGGCAAGAAGACCGACTTCGAGACGGGGCGCACCCTGGACCTGGACAAGTCTTACCGGAACATCATCAAGCCGGCCGCCGAGGCGGCCGGGCTGACCTGCATCCGCGCCGACGAGATCGTGCACTCGGGTGTAATCGACGTTCCCATGTACGAGCAACTGCTCAACGCCGACGTGGTCGTGGCGGACCTGTCGACCTCGAACCGGAACGCGCTGTACGAGCTGGGGATCCGCCACGCGCTGCGGCCGTACACCACCGTCGTGGTGGCCGAGGACGGAAACAAGACCTTTCCCTTCGACCTCAGCCACCTCGTGTTCCGCCAGTACCGGCACCTGGGCGAGGACATCGGCTACGAGGAGGTGATGCGCTTCCGCGAGGAACTGACGATCGCGATCCGGAAGATCATGGCGGAGAACCCGCGCGCCCCGGACAGCCCGGTGTACACCTTCCTGCGGGGGCTGCAGCCTCCGGCGGTCGCCACGGCCGGGGGTGTCGCACCCGAGACCGACGTCCGGGCCGATGCGACGCATAGCAGCCTGATGCAGCAGGTGGACGAAGCCCAGGCACAGGGAGACTTCGAGACGGCGAAGACCCTGCTATCCACCGTCAGGCGGATGCGCCGCGAGGCTCTGCGGGCCGCGCTCGCGCCCGAAGGCGCGGCGGTTGCCGGGGCCGAGCCGCCCGAAGATGCCTATATCCTCCAACGTCTGGCGCTCGTCACCTACAAGAGCAAGAGCAAGAAGCCGGACGAAAAGACGGCGCTCCTCGAAGCGCAGGGCCTGCTGAGGCTGCTGGACCCGGAGACGTCGAACGACCCGGAGACGCTGGGGCTGTGGCAGGCGGTGCATAAGCGCCTGTGGACGCTCACCGGCGAGCGCCGGCACCTCGATGAGGCGATCCGAGCGGTAGAGCGCGGGTTCTACCTGCGCAACGACTACTACAACGGCATCAACCTGGCCTTCCTGCTGAACCAGCGCGCCGTCGCGCAACCGGACCCGGCGGAGGCGATCGCCGACTTCGTGCAGGCGCGAAGGGTCCGCCGCGAGGTGCTCGCGATCTGCGACAGGTGGATCGAGACGAACCCGGGACCGACAGGGAAGGACGCAACGCCCAAGGCGGTGAAGCAATACGAGGCGGGCCGGTACTGGGTCCTCGCGACGCGCGCGGAGGCAGTCCTCGGCCTGGACGGCGAGGAACAGGCGCAGCCGTTGCTGGAGGAGGCCTTCGCGAGGGCGCCCGAAGACTGGATGCGGAAGTCGACGGAGGAACAGGTCGGTGCGCTCCGGAAGGTGCTCGCCGACTCGCCGCTACGCTACTTGCGCTCCGGGCCGGCAGGGACCTGACCGGCCCACGCCCCGCAGACCGGTGCGCGCGAGATCACCGACTCCACCCGTCATCCGGCCGGGCGCCCTGCCCACGCGTTTACGGCCCTCCTGACGAAAGTTCAGGAAATTGGGCCCAGCATGCTCAAGGGAACCGCTGCTCTATCCTGGCTGAGCTACGGGGGCGATCGTCGCGGAACGCGTGCGACAGGCCCTAAAATTCAACCAAAAACCCGAGGCGCGGTCTACCTGACCGCGCCCTTCCAGCTCGCCAGGCGCCGGCGCGGGCGGCGGAGGCAGTGCCTCCCCCGCGCCCCGCCGGCCCGCCGGACCATGCCTACGCGTGGACCTCGAAGCCGTGGCGCTCCAGCTCGGCGGCCACGCCGCTGCTCTCGTCGGCCACCACCTGGCCGTCGAAGAGGTGCACGCTGCGCCGGGCGTGCTCGGCGTAGCGCGGATCGTGGGTGACCATGCAGATGGGGGCGCCCTCGGCGTGCAGCTCGCGCAGCAGCGCCATCACCTGCTCACTGTTGGCCGAGTCCAGGTTCCCCGTGGGCTCGTCGGCCAGCAGCACCGAGGGCGAGCCAGCGATGGCGCGGGCCACCGCAACGCGCTGCTGCTGCCCGCCGGAGAGCTGGCTGGGATAGTGCCCCATGCGGTGGCTCATCCCCACCTTCTCCAGCGCCTCCTTCACCCGCTTCGTCCGCTCGGCCGCCGACATGCCACGGTAGGTCAGCGGCAGCTCCACGTTCTCCTTCACGGTCAGGTCGCCGATCAGGTTGAACGCCTGGAAGACGAAGCCGATCTCGCGGTTGCGGATGAGCGCGCGCTCGGCCGCGCTCAGTCCCGAAACCGGCTGGCCGTTCAGCAGGTAGGTGCCGCCGCTGGGCGAGTCCAGCAGCCCCAGGATGGACAGCAGCGTGGTCTTGCCGCAGCCCGACGGGCCCGCGATGGCCACGTAGTCGCCCTTCGCGATCTCCAGGTGCACGCCCGACAGCGCGTGCGTCTCCACGTCTTCGGTGAGGAACACCTTGCTGACGCCCTCGAGCCGGATGAGCGCGTCGCCTTTACCGTTTCCGTTGCCGTTGCTCATGAGAAAAACACAGGGTTCAGGGGGATCGGGGTCCGGTTCCCGGCCAGCTTCAGCCGCGCCCGGTCCGCGCGTCGTACTGCGACGTATTCGCCGAGATGATCACGTCGCCCATTGCGGGAGGGGGCGCGGCGGCGCGGACGCGCGCCGCCGCGCCGGCCACCCCTATTCCATCCGCAGCACCTGGTTCGGCTCGATCGACGTCGCCCGGCGGGCGGGGAGCCAGCTGGCCACCGCCGCCGCCCCCAGCGCGCCGAGCGCCACGGCCACGTAGGTGAGCGCGTCCGTCCCCGAGACCCCGTAGAGGAGGCTCGACAGCAGGCGCGAGCCGAACAGCGCCGCCGCCGCTCCGATCGCCACGCCCAGCGCGGCCAGGCGGACCCCCTCTCCCACCACCATCCGCAGCACGTCGCCGCTGGTGGCGCCCAGCGCCATGCGGATCCCCAGCTCGGGCGCGCGCTGGACCACGGCGTACCCCAGCACCCCGTTGAGCCCCACCAGCGCCAGCAGGATCGCCAGCCCGCCGAACACCATCAGCAGCACGGTGACGAAGCGGGACTGCGCGGTCTTCCGCAGCAGCGTCTCGTGCAGCGGCTCCACGCCGTACAGCGCGATCTGCGGGTCGAGCGCGCGCAGCACGCCGCGGACCGCCGGCACGACGGACTCGGGCTCGCCGCGGGTGCGCACCAGGAGGGTGGCGTGCGCCATCGGGGCCTGCGCCAGCGGCACGTACACGGCGGGCTCACTCTCGCGGTCGAGGCCGCGGAAGCGCTCGTCGCCCATCACCCCCACGATCTGCCAGCTGACCCGCCAGAAGCTGATCTGCTGCCCGATCGGGTCCGCTCCCTTGAAGTAGCGCTCGGCCGCCGCGCGGTTGATGACGGCCACGCGGGCCGACTTCACGTCGTCGCCGTCGCGGAAGGCGCGGCCGGAGATGATCGGCACCCCCAGCGTCCGCTGGTAGGTGGGGGTGATGAAGCGGGTACGGATCTCGGGGTGCGCGCCCGACTCCTCGGCACGCCCCTCGATCGCGAAGGAGTTGGTGATCCCCGCGTCGAGCGGATCGACGCCCGCCAGCGCGGCCGACTCGACGCCGGGGATGGCCGCCACCTGCCGCAGCAGCTCCGCGTGGAAGTTGTTGATCTTGGGGAGGTCGGGCCACGTGGAGAAGTCGACCGGGTAGCGCGTCTCCGGCAGCTGGTACTCGGCCTTCAGCACGCCGGTGGTGCGGAACCCCGGATCGACCCGCCGCAGCTCGCGGAAGCTGCGCAGGAGCAGCCCCGCGCCGATCACCAGCGCCACCGCCAGCGCCACCTCGGAGACCACCAGCCCCGCCCGGAAGCGCCGCGCGCCGCGCCCTTCCGAGGTGCGCGTGCCGCCGTCCTGGAGCATGGTGCGAATGTCGGCACGGCGGGCGTGGATCACGGGCACCATCCCGAACGCGATTGCCGCCACGGCGGCGATGGCCGCGGTGAACGCGAGCACCGTCCCGTTGATGGACACCGACTGGAGACGCGGGATCGAGGCGGGCGCCATCGCCACCAGCACCTTGAGCGCCGCCAGCGCCAGCAGCACGCCCGCGACCGCGCCGAAGAAGGTGACCACCAGGCTCTCGGTGAGCAGCTGCAGGGAGATGCGCGCGCCCTGGGCGCCGAGCGCGGTGCGCACCGCCAGCTCGCGGCGGCGCGCGGTCATGCGCGCCAGCAGGAGATTGGCCACGTTGGCGCACACCACCAGCAGGACCAGCGCGGCCGCGCCGAGCAGGATCATCAGCGGCGTGCGGCTGTCGCCGAACACCACGTCGGTGTACGAGGCCACGTTCACGCCGCGCGCCTTGTTCTCCGGATAGCTCTTCTCGAGATCCGCCGAGATCCCCGCGAGCTCGCGCTGCGCGGCGGCGGCGGTGGTTCCCGGCGCGAGGCGGCCGACGGTGAGGAAGGGATGCGTCTCGCGGGGGAAGGCGTCGGCCGAGGGCTCGAGCGCCAGCCACACCTGCACCTCGCCCCCCGCGTAGGTGGCGGAGTAGTCGGCCTTGGCGTGGATCTGCTCGACCCCCAGGCTGGCTTCCGCCGGGAGCACGCCCACGACGGTGGTGGGTTTCTCGTTGAGCACCACCGTGCGGCCGACGATCCCCCGGTCGCCGTTGAAGCGGCTGCGCCAGAACCGCTCGCTGAGGATGGCCACCGGCGCGCCGCCGGCCGCCCCCTCGCCCGCGTTGAAGAGTCGACCCGCGATGGGCTGCACGCCCAGCACCGAAGGGAGGTTGGGCGTCACGCCCACCGCCGACAGGCGCTCGGGATCGCGTCCGGGCGTGGCCAGCGTCGCCTCCATCCCCGTGAGCGCGCCGATCGCCGTCACCGTGCGGCTCCGCTGGCGGAAGTCCTGGATGTCGGGCCAGGAGGCGGGCTCGTGCCGGGTGTCGCTGTTCCGGTCCGTCTCCCAGATCATCACCAGGCCATCCGGGTCCTTGAACGGCGGCGGCTGCAGCAGCACCGCGTCGACCACGCTGAACACCGCCGTGTTGGCGCCGATCCCCAGCGCGAGCGAGAGGACGATCACCGCCGTGTAGAGCGGGTTGCGGCGCAGCAGCCGCAGCGCGTAGCGGATGTCGCTCCACCGCGACTCCAGGAACCCGCCGCCGCGCGCCCTGCCCGGCGCGGCCGGCTCCGGCGCGGAGGTGCGGGCGGCGCCGCCCATCACCCGCCCCAGCATCTCCTCCCTTTCCAGCCCGGCGATCGTGTCGCGGACCGCCTGCTCCTCGGGGACGCCGCGGGCGAGCAGCTCCTGGTACCGGCCTTCCGCCCGCCGCGCCAGCTCCTCGCCGATCCGCGC
This genomic window contains:
- a CDS encoding TIR domain-containing protein; translation: MPKKKVFVSYDHSEDARYKRLLQAWDANPEFAFEFDSRGPDVPIDSVRAATVKQVLTRMMKDATHLLVLVGEKTACSKWVTWEIERAKQPDVKLKLAAVKLAKANATPPGLLGTGTAWATSFERDRLVDALRIASNNY
- a CDS encoding response regulator transcription factor, with the translated sequence MIVPMHEATILVIDDEPQIRRVVRNALEGDAVRVLEAATGRDGIDRAAAERPDLIVLDLGLPDLAGASVCTEVRRWSTAPIVVLSARHSEHEKVALLDAGADDYVTKPFSTAELQARVRAQLRRARTGPRAGDAGPVEVEGLRIDLARRILSRGGEEIHLTPTEWDLLRAFVSNAGRTLTHDQIFRAVWGRAGGGDPQAYLRVHVANLRRKVERDSVRPALIVTEPGLGYRFRALD
- a CDS encoding ABC transporter permease — protein: MNDWSNEVRKRLAGLRLDPAEEARIGEELARRAEGRYQELLARGVPEEQAVRDTIAGLEREEMLGRVMGGAARTSAPEPAAPGRARGGGFLESRWSDIRYALRLLRRNPLYTAVIVLSLALGIGANTAVFSVVDAVLLQPPPFKDPDGLVMIWETDRNSDTRHEPASWPDIQDFRQRSRTVTAIGALTGMEATLATPGRDPERLSAVGVTPNLPSVLGVQPIAGRLFNAGEGAAGGAPVAILSERFWRSRFNGDRGIVGRTVVLNEKPTTVVGVLPAEASLGVEQIHAKADYSATYAGGEVQVWLALEPSADAFPRETHPFLTVGRLAPGTTAAAAQRELAGISADLEKSYPENKARGVNVASYTDVVFGDSRTPLMILLGAAALVLLVVCANVANLLLARMTARRRELAVRTALGAQGARISLQLLTESLVVTFFGAVAGVLLALAALKVLVAMAPASIPRLQSVSINGTVLAFTAAIAAVAAIAFGMVPVIHARRADIRTMLQDGGTRTSEGRGARRFRAGLVVSEVALAVALVIGAGLLLRSFRELRRVDPGFRTTGVLKAEYQLPETRYPVDFSTWPDLPKINNFHAELLRQVAAIPGVESAALAGVDPLDAGITNSFAIEGRAEESGAHPEIRTRFITPTYQRTLGVPIISGRAFRDGDDVKSARVAVINRAAAERYFKGADPIGQQISFWRVSWQIVGVMGDERFRGLDRESEPAVYVPLAQAPMAHATLLVRTRGEPESVVPAVRGVLRALDPQIALYGVEPLHETLLRKTAQSRFVTVLLMVFGGLAILLALVGLNGVLGYAVVQRAPELGIRMALGATSGDVLRMVVGEGVRLAALGVAIGAAAALFGSRLLSSLLYGVSGTDALTYVAVALGALGAAAVASWLPARRATSIEPNQVLRME
- a CDS encoding toll/interleukin-1 receptor domain-containing protein translates to MSTPVFISYNFVSDREYAHNIGVFFQPRGPCQGTPRFVKDVSAGGDRAIDDEIRRAMDGCVAAVFVCGQNSHNSPWINREAQLAISLGLGIVALRAPGALGGIPAELEAVNPPLVPWDSDAFCAALNRVIAQAVAARTG
- a CDS encoding ABC transporter ATP-binding protein, coding for MSNGNGNGKGDALIRLEGVSKVFLTEDVETHALSGVHLEIAKGDYVAIAGPSGCGKTTLLSILGLLDSPSGGTYLLNGQPVSGLSAAERALIRNREIGFVFQAFNLIGDLTVKENVELPLTYRGMSAAERTKRVKEALEKVGMSHRMGHYPSQLSGGQQQRVAVARAIAGSPSVLLADEPTGNLDSANSEQVMALLRELHAEGAPICMVTHDPRYAEHARRSVHLFDGQVVADESSGVAAELERHGFEVHA
- a CDS encoding tetratricopeptide repeat-containing protein, with translation MPADSAHAETGGTCFVIMGFGKKTDFETGRTLDLDKSYRNIIKPAAEAAGLTCIRADEIVHSGVIDVPMYEQLLNADVVVADLSTSNRNALYELGIRHALRPYTTVVVAEDGNKTFPFDLSHLVFRQYRHLGEDIGYEEVMRFREELTIAIRKIMAENPRAPDSPVYTFLRGLQPPAVATAGGVAPETDVRADATHSSLMQQVDEAQAQGDFETAKTLLSTVRRMRREALRAALAPEGAAVAGAEPPEDAYILQRLALVTYKSKSKKPDEKTALLEAQGLLRLLDPETSNDPETLGLWQAVHKRLWTLTGERRHLDEAIRAVERGFYLRNDYYNGINLAFLLNQRAVAQPDPAEAIADFVQARRVRREVLAICDRWIETNPGPTGKDATPKAVKQYEAGRYWVLATRAEAVLGLDGEEQAQPLLEEAFARAPEDWMRKSTEEQVGALRKVLADSPLRYLRSGPAGT